A portion of the Deinococcus peraridilitoris DSM 19664 genome contains these proteins:
- a CDS encoding multiubiquitin domain-containing protein, with product MTTPSTQHNDDHGRDKVTTIIVNGREKQVTDKEMTYDQVVHLAYDNPPSGPNVLITVTFRRGHGDKPEGSLTAGSSVRLKEGMIFNVVLTDKS from the coding sequence ATGACGACACCCTCGACCCAACACAACGACGATCACGGCCGCGACAAGGTCACGACCATCATCGTCAACGGCCGTGAAAAGCAAGTGACGGACAAGGAAATGACGTACGACCAAGTCGTGCATCTTGCCTACGACAACCCGCCCAGCGGACCTAACGTCCTGATTACTGTCACGTTTCGCCGTGGCCACGGAGATAAACCTGAGGGCAGCCTGACTGCCGGGTCCAGCGTTCGCCTTAAGGAAGGCATGATCTTCAATGTCGTCCTCACTGATAAGTCGTA
- a CDS encoding helix-turn-helix domain-containing protein: MLDSTFGQRLRQFRVERNKSMREAAREADISVTYLSKLESDEGNPTLDVLIKLANLYGVTLEDLTAGLTGEHSTVNLDVALARFINEYGEKFPELHDRDWQNMLNGIRLRGRRPEEPDDWLTIFVDLRRALAAKQS, encoded by the coding sequence ATGTTGGATAGCACTTTTGGCCAGCGCCTGCGGCAATTTCGCGTCGAGCGCAACAAATCCATGCGCGAAGCAGCCCGTGAGGCGGACATCTCCGTCACGTACCTTTCTAAGCTCGAAAGTGACGAAGGCAATCCGACACTGGACGTCCTGATCAAGCTCGCCAACCTTTACGGCGTCACCCTTGAGGACCTTACCGCTGGCCTCACAGGCGAACACTCCACCGTCAATCTCGACGTTGCGCTTGCGCGCTTCATCAACGAGTACGGAGAGAAGTTTCCCGAGCTGCACGACCGCGATTGGCAGAACATGCTGAACGGCATTCGCTTACGTGGCCGTCGACCTGAAGAACCCGACGATTGGCTCACCATCTTCGTGGATTTGCGTCGGGCCTTGGCAGCCAAGCAAAGTTGA
- a CDS encoding ImmA/IrrE family metallo-endopeptidase, whose amino-acid sequence MLDDELSLHQIRDAFLREVERRHAEHEFTTDYRALAQRLGVTVVAGRSNQAITTSGERFIVVDEQVAEQRARFSGLHEIAHHLFEESEDGYLRARLKDIFHHSPEAAKHHEEDLCDAAAALLLMPNHLLQEAVRVHGHSPLTALFLVTRSGASAQAALRRVMWHRDVPSFGVLMNAKGLVLDSVNHGHAKSYPIGRNFLVEEQHALRTSSFAPDIMEMFDAPVPFSNGNRGWIMRVRACLDGRGRTLAFFNRAEHVIRIDDRQPALF is encoded by the coding sequence GTGCTCGACGACGAGCTCTCCCTTCACCAAATTCGTGACGCATTCCTTCGAGAAGTCGAACGTCGGCATGCCGAGCACGAGTTCACCACCGACTACCGTGCGCTCGCACAGCGGCTTGGCGTGACTGTGGTAGCTGGGCGCTCAAACCAAGCCATCACAACTTCAGGCGAGCGCTTCATCGTAGTGGACGAGCAGGTTGCTGAACAGCGTGCCCGATTCAGCGGTCTCCATGAGATTGCGCACCACCTTTTTGAAGAATCGGAAGACGGGTACTTGAGAGCTCGGCTCAAGGACATCTTCCATCACTCGCCTGAAGCAGCGAAGCACCACGAAGAGGATTTGTGCGACGCGGCTGCAGCCTTACTCCTGATGCCGAATCATCTGCTACAGGAGGCTGTCCGTGTTCACGGCCATAGCCCGCTGACAGCCCTCTTCCTTGTCACTCGTAGCGGCGCCTCGGCACAAGCAGCCTTGCGACGTGTGATGTGGCACCGAGACGTACCTTCGTTTGGCGTGCTTATGAACGCCAAAGGTCTCGTCCTGGACAGTGTCAACCACGGGCATGCAAAATCCTATCCAATTGGGCGAAACTTCCTCGTCGAGGAGCAGCATGCCCTCCGCACCTCAAGTTTTGCGCCTGACATAATGGAGATGTTTGACGCACCCGTGCCGTTTAGTAACGGGAACCGGGGCTGGATTATGCGAGTGCGGGCTTGTTTAGATGGTCGGGGCCGTACACTTGCCTTCTTCAATCGTGCTGAGCACGTTATTCGAATTGACGATCGGCAGCCCGCTCTGTTCTAA